A genomic window from Silene latifolia isolate original U9 population chromosome Y, ASM4854445v1, whole genome shotgun sequence includes:
- the LOC141628823 gene encoding uncharacterized protein LOC141628823: MWGASKDFVPIIKRCWSHTIQGTPLFRVTKNLKLLKPALKALNREKFSDIETATSIKQSRVAELQGMIGKDPSNVSLITEEFEASKNLRELTEARDSFLAQNSKIHWMQQGDTNISYFHGVLKKRRNGNRVMMIEDRNGKLCDTPEQGLLGANKETKRVHRRLIEKGTRCNADHHTLLRRPDTCKEVRDILFGIPDIKSPGPDGFTSKFFKDAWDVIGGDVVTTVQDFFIHKKLLRQINATTLTIVPKCERPQSVLQFRPIACRNVICKIISKLLCMFKIDLQKAYDTVEWTFVEQLLDAFNFPTDFKEMVLQCITTASFSLSLNGDMFGYFQDDVLLFSRGDACSMMLLLRSFSTFSKAYGLQTTRLKKNDFECLGEKICCRIHNYGAKKFSYAGRLVLDNSSDYRRAPLVAWEKVSCSKEEGGLGLKDQKTMNKAMIGRLVHWIMEEKDSIWVKWVHKNYLKGKAWLDYKSSANFSWVLRRICKVKEEMLPGYNYGTWTAQSKYVPAMGYEWLKDRKTAVTWSKWIWNEQVVPKHQFVGWLYAHGAMRTKDKLIKYGIEVDDSCLLCNQAAESLDHLLCDCIYSRRVVQEVSQRMKITFPVTDMLDWCTQRTGTNLQKGVQLALLWGIVYKIWQQRNKSRMEGILLRPERVVIQVIEEIKARLRGRDFRMITKTDLDWLQSKELYVIDNQ; this comes from the exons ATGTGGGGTGCTTCTAAGGATTTTGTGCCTATCATCAAAAGGTGTTGGAGTCATACTATCCAAGGCACACCTCTTTTCAGGGTGACAAAAAACTTGAAGCTCTTGAAGCCTGCTCTGAAAGCATTGAATAGAGAGAAGTTTAGTGACATTGAGACTGCAACATCTATTAAGCAGAGTAGAGTAGCGGAATTGCAGGGTATGATAGGAAAGGATCcctctaatgtatcccttataaCTGAGGAGTTTGAGGCTTCTAAAAATTTGAGGGAGCTGACTGAGGCTAGGGACAGTTTCTTGGCTCAAAATTCTAAAATACATTGGATGCAGCAGGGGGATACTAATATCTCTTATTTCCATGGAGTGCTCAAAAAAAGAAGGAATGGAAATAGGGTTATGATGATTGAGGATAGGAATGGTAAACTGTGTGATACACCAGAACAG GGCCTGCTTGGAGCTAATAAGGAGACAAAAAGGGTACACAGGAGATTAATTGAGAAAGGGACCAGATGTAATGCTGATCATCATACCCTTCTGAGAAGACCAGACACTTGTAAGGAGGTAAGGGATATATTGTTTGGAATTCCTGACATCAAGTCCCCTGGACCTGATGGCTTCACAAGTAAGTTCTTCAAAGATGCTTGGGATGTTATAGGTGGAGATGTAGTAACTACTGTCCAAGATTTTTTTATTCACAAGAAACTTCTCAGGCAAATCAATGCTACAACCCTTACAATTGTTCCCAAATGTGAGAGACCTCAGAGTGTTTTACAGTTTCGTCCTATAGCATGCCGCAATGTCATTTGCAAAATCATTTCTAAGCTGCT GTGTATGTTCAAGATAGACCTGCAAAAAGCTTATGATACAGTGGAATGGACTTTTGTTGAACAACTGCTAGATGCATTTAACTTCCCCACTGACTTTAAAGAGATGGTATTGCAGTGTATCACTACTGCAAGCTTTTCTTTATCTCTAAATGGGGACATGTTTGGGTATTTTCAAG atgatgttCTCCTGTTCAGTAGAGGGGATGCCTGTTCCATGATGCTCTTACTAAGATCCTTTTCTACCTTTTCTAAGGCATATGGACTACAG ACCACAAGACTGAAGAAAAATGACTTTGAGTGCTTGGGAGAGAAGATATGCTGTAGAATACACAATTATGGGGCAAAAAAATTCTCTTATGCTGGGAGACTGGTGCTG GACAACAGTTCTGATTACAGGAGGGCACCACTGGTAGCTTGGGAAAAGGTGAGCTGTTCTAAAGAAGAGGGAGGATTAGGGCTAAAAGACCAGAAAACTATGAACAAGGCTATGATAGGCAGACTGGTTCACTGGATAATGGAAGAGAAGGATTCAATTTGGGTGAAGTGGGTACATAAGAACTACCTAAAAGGGAAGGCTTGGCTGGATTATAAATCTTCTGCTAACTTCAGTTGGGTtttgagaaggatttgtaaagttAAGGAAGAGATGCTCCCTGGGTATAATTATGGCACATGGACTGCACAGTCCAAGTATGTTCCTGCTATGGGCTATGAATGGCTCAAGGATAGGAAAACGGCTGTTACTTGGTCTAAATGGATATGGAATGAGCAAGTGGTACCAAAGCATCAATTTGTGGGGTGGTTATATGCACATGGAGCTATGAGGACTAAGGATAAACTGATTAAATATGGAATTGAGGTTGATGACAGCTGCTTGTTGTGCAATCAGGCTGCTGAAAGTTTGGATCATTTACTATGTGACTGCATATACAGCAGAAGGGTCGTGCAGGAGGTGAGTCAGAGGATGAAGATTACATTTCCTGTCACTGATATGTTAGACTGGTGCACTCAGAGGACAGGTACAAATCTGCAAAAGGGGGTGCAGCTTGCTTTGCTGTGGGGAATTGTGTATAAAATTTGGCAGCAGAGGAACAAAAGCAGAATGGAGGGGATATTACTAAGGCCTGAAAGAGTAGTCATTCAAGTTATTGAGGAGATTAAAGCAAGACTACGAGGAAGAGATTTTAGAATGATCACAAAGACGGACTTAGATTGGTTACAAAGCAAGGAATTATATGTAATAGACAATCAATGA
- the LOC141628824 gene encoding uncharacterized protein LOC141628824 produces the protein MVTRFVTPGKRFVRMHRQEGDMSGYSVDTFDAHSYKEILTSPSKKNGTDIERTPLWDHLRRFAGQADGPWAMAGDFNCVLSATERVGGNTTNAKIEPFRSCIDDGEVVDIQATGSLFTWNNKQQPVDRIYSRLDRFMINKAWSDHFPELYDNFLPEGMMDHTPCLIFSSMQVQNTKSFKY, from the exons ATGGTGACTAGGTTTGTAACCCCAGGCAAAAGATTTGTCAGAATGCATAGACAGGAAGGAGACATGAGTGGATATAGTGTTGATACTTTTGACGCTCATTCTTACAAAGAAATACTGACATCTCCCTCAAAAAAGAATGGTACTGATATTG AGAGGACTCCTCTGTGGGATCACTTAAGAAGGTTTGCTGGTCAAGCTGATGGTCCTTGGGCCATGGCTGGTGACTTCAATTGTGTGTTGTCAGCTACTGAGAGAGTGGGAGGCAATACTACCAATGCTAAGATTGAACCTTTCAGAAGTTGCATTGATGATGGTGAAGTAGTGGACATTCAGGCTACTGGCTCTTTGTTCACCTGGAATAATAAGCAGCAGCCTGTGGATAGGATTTATAGTAGGCTTGATAGGTTTATGATAAATAAAGCTTGGAGTGATCATTTTCCTGAGCTATATGATAATTTCCTCCCTGAGGGCATGATGGATCATACTCCCTGCTTGATTTTTAGCTCAATGCAGGTCCAAAACACCAAAAGCTTCAAATATTAA